The following is a genomic window from Bacteroides sp. AN502(2024).
CGGCAAGATAGTCGCAGAATTTCTTGGTGGTTGCCACACTTGACAGTCCTAACTCTACCGCAAGTTCGTTTGAGGAAATCGGGTTGCAGAAGTTGGAAAGTAGGTATATGGCAAGGTTATACAAATCGGTTGTGTTCCTTACCTTATGTCGCTTCGCAACATCTTTCAACAATATGGAGTCAAACAATGTGGAAAGATAGTTCTTTGTAATGGCTCTCGCCTTTATGGTTTCTGGATAACCGCCGTTGCGCATATAATCATCGGCGAGTACGGTAGCTTTGGCAAGCTGTTCCTCACGCGGCGCATGAATGTCGATGTCATTCCAGCTCATTGTTTCATCAAGGCTGAAAGGGAGCATTTCTATTTTCAGATAGCGTCCGGTCAGCGATGTCGTCATTTCACTGCTCAGGAGTTTTGCGTTGCTTCCGGTGATAACTAAATTTTTACCGCGACGATACAATTTGCTTACCCACATATCCCAGTTGGGCAGGTTCTGCACCTCATCAAGAAGTAGATAATCATATCCGGGGTATATGTCATCAAGAGCCGACATCACCAAATCCTCATTCCAATTCTCCAACAACTGTGCATCATCGAAATTCAGGTAGGCAAAGTTCTTTCCCTGCAACATTAGCAATGCAAACACAGATTTACCAACGCGTCGTGCCCCGGTGATCAGCTTAATCAACG
Proteins encoded in this region:
- a CDS encoding ATP-binding protein — protein: MKNIIFNQKTERDELMARPYQQRQTKHDVEELLTNPLIKLITGARRVGKSVFALLMLQGKNFAYLNFDDAQLLENWNEDLVMSALDDIYPGYDYLLLDEVQNLPNWDMWVSKLYRRGKNLVITGSNAKLLSSEMTTSLTGRYLKIEMLPFSLDETMSWNDIDIHAPREEQLAKATVLADDYMRNGGYPETIKARAITKNYLSTLFDSILLKDVAKRHKVRNTTDLYNLAIYLLSNFCNPISSNELAVELGLSSVATTKKFCDYLAESYLFFYLPRFNKKLKLMKKAPRKVYVVDNGFVQSTAFNLSENLGRLLKNQVFVELMRRGYEPGNTLFYYRTRNDKEIDFVTRRGTKVEQLIQVCYDMTSEKTRKRELDALVEAAEELHCDNLLVITNDLEEMTIWRNSSIRIVSINQF